The following are encoded in a window of Thermodesulfobium sp. 4217-1 genomic DNA:
- the cas4 gene encoding CRISPR-associated protein Cas4, which produces MLISPSIYNAFLICQRQAWLMSRQMVADQEFTYLDIGRLISEESFSRERKEIYIPDLSAKIDMITLKDGKYFVAEIKKSSATMQSGIEQLKYYMYLLRLKGVEIKGMIKIPLEKKSLEITLNSSDIDYIEKRIREIIEVLNSENSPLVKRIKYCSKCAHYEFCFV; this is translated from the coding sequence ATGTTGATTTCTCCATCAATTTATAATGCATTTCTTATCTGTCAAAGGCAGGCATGGCTGATGTCTCGTCAGATGGTTGCTGATCAGGAATTTACTTACCTTGATATAGGCAGACTTATAAGCGAAGAATCATTTTCTAGAGAGAGAAAAGAGATATATATTCCTGATTTATCTGCCAAGATTGATATGATAACGCTTAAAGATGGAAAATATTTTGTAGCTGAAATAAAGAAGTCTTCAGCCACTATGCAATCGGGGATTGAACAACTGAAATATTATATGTATCTTCTTAGATTAAAAGGAGTAGAAATTAAGGGAATGATAAAAATACCGCTTGAAAAAAAGAGCTTAGAAATTACTTTGAACTCTTCAGATATTGATTATATCGAGAAGAGAATTCGTGAAATTATAGAAGTTTTAAATTCTGAAAATTCACCCTTAGTAAAGAGAATTAAATACTGTTCAAAATGTGCACACTATGAATTTTGCTTTGTGTAG
- the cas3 gene encoding CRISPR-associated helicase Cas3', producing the protein MNNVKKIGLSVFDSKILLKLPIDADDFKEALEIALWYHDFGKSTKYFQEYLQCSVDNQKCSYGELRNHSLLSAIFAGYIAYKKFKSKDIRLACLVFICILKHHGDMDNFNDMLVVDTKKWRVLEKQWDVIIWHDFNELHPEFSDVKNCIDDELYDAYDSIEWNVVWYFVNNLMFSILTYADKNDVIFEKPFECATSIDTSVVYSYKKANFIVDSKINIIREEAYNLVENTLLSNLDQSIFSLNLPTGFGKTLTAVNTALQILNSDNSIKRIIYALPFTSIVEQTADVVKNLYGYESENILNVHHNLAEIKVKLSDGYLDADKAQFIIENWDKPFIVTTFWQIFYSMLSNGNSILRKFHNISNSVIILDEIQTLPYRYWMLANFLLTNLAETLNCKIIILTATMPMIFEKDKICNLIGKGNRKKYFSIFNRYSINKIILDGLYLDELLPIVKTHIIDNPDKDFMFIFNTIKSARDFFFKLKEIFVNHNIFFLSSRVLPIDRFAVINLIKNFSGRKILITTQLVEAGVDIDFDIVYRDFAPLDNIIQAAGRCNRHCRKPKGSVYVFRLKNHANKYDCEYIYHGLLLDTTLSIFEKVEKLDECSLNDIIDSYYQKLKNNSSTNESSELINSIEKLEYKGIKEKFKLIDDLPSYSLFIEKDINASKILDKFKEIREIEDPFERKKKFLQIKSQFYQYVISLPMLSNDAKYSYQSFDEMGSFKILSKDLVQMLYKDDVGFIVDTNENFL; encoded by the coding sequence TTGAATAACGTTAAGAAAATTGGTTTAAGTGTATTTGATTCTAAAATCTTATTAAAGTTACCAATTGATGCGGATGATTTTAAGGAAGCTCTGGAAATTGCTCTTTGGTATCATGATTTTGGTAAATCTACAAAATATTTTCAAGAATATCTTCAGTGTTCTGTAGATAACCAAAAATGCTCCTATGGGGAATTAAGAAATCACTCTCTTTTATCTGCTATTTTTGCAGGATATATAGCATATAAAAAATTTAAGTCTAAAGATATAAGATTAGCGTGCTTGGTTTTTATCTGTATTTTAAAACATCATGGGGATATGGATAATTTTAATGATATGTTAGTTGTAGATACAAAAAAGTGGAGGGTTTTAGAAAAACAATGGGATGTTATAATTTGGCATGATTTTAATGAACTGCATCCAGAGTTTTCAGATGTAAAAAATTGTATAGACGATGAACTATATGATGCCTATGATTCTATTGAATGGAATGTTGTTTGGTATTTTGTAAATAATTTGATGTTTTCGATACTTACATATGCTGATAAAAATGATGTAATTTTTGAAAAACCTTTCGAATGTGCAACCAGCATCGATACCAGTGTTGTCTATAGCTATAAGAAAGCAAATTTTATTGTTGATAGTAAGATAAACATCATTAGAGAAGAGGCTTATAATCTTGTAGAAAATACTTTGCTATCCAATTTAGATCAATCTATTTTTTCTCTTAATTTACCAACAGGATTTGGTAAAACTCTTACTGCCGTAAATACGGCTTTACAAATATTAAACAGTGATAATTCTATAAAAAGAATAATCTATGCTTTGCCTTTTACATCTATAGTTGAACAAACTGCTGACGTCGTCAAAAACCTATATGGCTATGAATCCGAAAATATATTAAATGTCCACCATAATCTTGCAGAGATAAAAGTAAAACTTTCTGATGGTTATCTGGATGCTGATAAAGCGCAATTTATAATTGAAAATTGGGATAAACCATTTATAGTAACCACCTTTTGGCAGATTTTTTATTCAATGCTTTCAAATGGAAATTCTATCTTGCGAAAATTTCATAACATTTCTAATTCTGTGATAATTTTAGATGAAATTCAAACCTTACCTTATAGATATTGGATGCTTGCAAACTTTCTTTTAACTAATCTGGCAGAAACACTTAATTGTAAGATTATTATCTTGACAGCTACAATGCCTATGATTTTTGAAAAGGATAAGATCTGTAATTTAATTGGTAAGGGTAATCGTAAAAAATATTTTTCTATTTTTAATAGATATTCTATAAACAAAATCATTCTTGATGGATTATATTTGGATGAACTTTTACCAATAGTAAAGACTCATATCATAGATAATCCAGATAAAGATTTTATGTTTATTTTTAATACTATTAAAAGTGCAAGAGATTTTTTCTTTAAATTAAAAGAAATATTTGTTAACCATAATATATTTTTTCTTTCATCAAGAGTTTTGCCAATTGATAGATTTGCAGTAATTAATCTGATTAAAAATTTTTCAGGACGTAAAATATTAATTACAACTCAATTAGTGGAGGCTGGAGTTGATATTGATTTTGATATAGTATATAGAGACTTTGCGCCCCTTGATAATATAATTCAGGCTGCTGGAAGATGCAATAGACATTGTAGAAAACCAAAAGGTAGCGTTTATGTTTTCAGATTAAAAAATCATGCTAATAAATACGATTGTGAGTATATTTATCATGGCTTATTGTTAGATACTACCTTGTCAATTTTTGAAAAAGTTGAAAAGTTAGATGAATGTAGTTTAAATGATATCATTGATAGCTATTATCAAAAGTTAAAAAATAACTCTTCAACAAATGAATCTAGTGAATTAATTAATAGTATTGAAAAACTTGAATATAAAGGTATTAAGGAGAAATTTAAACTTATTGATGATCTGCCTTCTTATAGCTTATTTATAGAAAAAGATATTAATGCTTCTAAAATTTTAGATAAATTTAAAGAAATACGTGAGATAGAAGATCCATTTGAAAGAAAGAAAAAGTTTTTACAAATAAAGAGTCAATTTTATCAATATGTTATTAGTCTGCCCATGCTAAGTAATGATGCAAAATATTCATATCAATCATTTGATGAAATGGGCAGTTTTAAGATTTTAAGTAAAGATCTCGTTCAAATGCTTTATAAAGATGATGTTGGATTTATAGTTGATACTAATGAAAATTTTTTGTAA
- the cas5b gene encoding type I-B CRISPR-associated protein Cas5b — translation MKIVVFDIWADYGHFKVPFTTTSPISFPVPPKPTLYGIVGAILGLDKDEYLKYFNDKKWQFSVSAVNPISKIRMVENFINVKVAHDFVSLNPKKSSRTQIRLELLKNPKYRIYCQSEDSKIYSLYDMLKDHKSVYTISLGISELLANFALIGIYDGFTNSKPDDFVEINSLLPISSIELIEDIKLLIENRKYIKLNMPVELSSERELLKADYFLIEMNGQTISAKPKDYVFIKELKNNIILY, via the coding sequence ATGAAAATAGTTGTTTTTGATATATGGGCTGATTATGGGCATTTTAAGGTACCTTTTACCACCACGTCACCCATTAGTTTTCCTGTGCCGCCAAAACCAACTCTTTATGGTATTGTGGGGGCAATTTTAGGTTTGGATAAAGATGAATATTTAAAGTATTTTAATGATAAAAAATGGCAATTTAGTGTCTCAGCAGTGAATCCAATATCAAAAATTCGTATGGTAGAAAATTTTATTAATGTAAAGGTAGCACATGATTTTGTGAGCTTAAATCCAAAAAAATCTTCAAGAACACAAATTAGGCTGGAACTTTTAAAAAATCCTAAATATAGAATATATTGTCAATCGGAAGATAGCAAAATCTATAGTTTATATGATATGTTAAAAGATCACAAATCAGTTTATACCATATCGCTAGGAATAAGTGAATTGCTTGCAAATTTTGCTCTGATTGGTATATATGATGGATTTACAAATAGTAAACCAGATGATTTTGTTGAGATAAATTCTCTTTTACCCATATCTAGCATTGAATTAATTGAAGATATTAAATTATTAATTGAAAATAGAAAATATATTAAACTCAATATGCCTGTAGAACTTTCTTCCGAAAGAGAGCTATTAAAAGCTGATTATTTTTTAATAGAGATGAATGGACAAACAATTTCTGCAAAGCCTAAAGATTATGTTTTTATTAAAGAGCTTAAAAACAACATTATTTTATACTGA
- the cas7b gene encoding type I-B CRISPR-associated protein Cas7/Csh2 yields the protein MILDKKSELLFCYDVTDANPNGDPADENRPRIDEETKINIVTDVRLKRTIRDYLIEYKGYDGTNGKDIFVRELPSKEGGIQDAKERARDFGENQEKVLEQCIDVRLFGGVIPLKEREKGKKNDESREELDNKSNSITFTGPVQFKIGRSLNKIDVKYLKGTGAFASKAGKGQATFREEYVLPYSFITFYGIINETAARKTNMSEDDSNELIDAMWNGTKNLISRSKFGQMPRFLLKVDYNEKGYFIGDLDKMLKIKDFTNEFAIRSLSDFTLDISELVKVLENSTKVSNVYYKIDDKLRLSCEIPQKWIELPNLG from the coding sequence GCAAATCCAAATGGTGATCCTGCAGATGAGAATAGACCTAGAATAGATGAAGAGACAAAGATAAATATTGTTACTGACGTTAGACTAAAGCGAACAATTAGGGATTATCTTATTGAATATAAAGGATATGATGGGACAAATGGGAAAGATATTTTTGTTAGAGAATTGCCTAGTAAAGAAGGGGGTATACAAGATGCAAAAGAAAGGGCGAGGGATTTTGGGGAAAATCAAGAGAAAGTATTAGAACAATGCATTGATGTAAGATTATTTGGAGGCGTAATTCCTCTTAAAGAACGTGAAAAAGGAAAAAAGAATGATGAATCTCGAGAAGAACTTGATAATAAAAGTAATTCCATCACCTTTACGGGTCCTGTTCAATTTAAAATTGGCAGGTCTTTAAATAAAATTGATGTTAAATATCTAAAAGGTACTGGTGCATTTGCATCAAAGGCAGGTAAGGGCCAGGCTACATTTAGAGAGGAATATGTTTTGCCATATTCTTTTATAACTTTTTACGGTATTATTAATGAAACTGCTGCAAGAAAAACTAATATGAGCGAAGATGATTCCAATGAATTGATTGATGCTATGTGGAATGGAACGAAAAATTTGATATCGCGTTCAAAATTTGGTCAGATGCCGCGTTTTTTGTTGAAAGTTGATTATAACGAAAAAGGATATTTTATTGGGGACTTAGATAAGATGTTGAAAATTAAAGATTTTACAAATGAATTTGCTATCAGAAGTTTATCTGATTTTACTTTAGATATTTCGGAATTAGTAAAAGTCTTAGAAAATTCGACAAAAGTTAGTAATGTTTATTATAAAATAGATGATAAATTAAGATTGAGTTGTGAAATACCTCAAAAATGGATTGAACTTCCAAATTTAGGTTAG